One Glycine soja cultivar W05 chromosome 2, ASM419377v2, whole genome shotgun sequence genomic region harbors:
- the LOC114392231 gene encoding VQ motif-containing protein 25-like produces the protein MENMRLMRKHNTTHTCMANNSHTPSSSLAMHKDSHMISKTKPKIRIIHIFAPEIIKTDVENFRELVQKLTGRPSGENLKCCNKKKETRVVVAKQREELESYSSESGMSEDHHKNTVKNNNGGCCWGLDVTTRGKVKEEVVGVCNCSDESNSSGGYLGGFSDLEGFISDFGGFPLLPLDGNHIMEGFEESQLL, from the coding sequence ATGGAAAACATGAGGCTCATGAGGAAACACAATACTACTCACACATGCATGGCCAATAATTCACACACACCTTCTTCTTCCCTAGCCATGCACAAAGATTCCCACATGATATCCAAAACCAAACCAAAGATCCGCATAATCCACATATTTGCACCCGAGATCATAAAAACCGATGTGGAGAACTTCAGAGAGCTTGTGCAGAAGCTAACTGGGAGACCAAGTGGAGAAAATTTGAAGTGTTGCAacaagaagaaggaaacaaGGGTTGTTGTGGCAAAACAAAGAGAGGAATTAGAATCTTATTCAAGTGAGAGTGGCATGTCAGAGGATCATCACAAAAACacagtgaaaaataataatggtGGGTGTTGTTGGGGGTTGGATGTGACAACAAGGGGCAAAGTCAAAGAAGAGGTTGTTGGGGTTTGTAATTGCAGTGATGAAAGTAATTCTTCTGGTGGGTACTTGGGGGGGTTCTCTGATTTGGAAGGGTTCATTTCTGATTTTGGTGGGTTTCCTTTGCTTCCTTTGGATGGGAATCACATCATGGAAGGGTTTGAAGAATCTCAACTTTTATAG